The proteins below come from a single Borreliella afzelii genomic window:
- the flhB gene encoding flagellar biosynthesis protein FlhB: MIKDELLIKSWYIPLDFFSADDEGRTELPTDQKKQKAREEGRVLKSTEINTAISLLLLFALFFFMLSYFALDLAAVFKEQASKLPEVMKMSVYAMGFAYIRSIMGYVVLFFFASLAVNFFVNIIQVGFFITFKSLEPRWDKVSFNFSRWAKNSFFSAGAFFNLFKSLLKVVIICLIYYFIIENNIGKISKLSEYTLQSGISIVLVLAYKICFFSVMFLAIVGVFDYLFQRSQYIESLKMTKEEVKQERKEMEGDPLLRSRIKERMRVVLSTNLRVAVPQADVVITNPEHFAVAIKWDSETMIAPRVLAKGQDEMALTIKKIARENNIPLMENKLLARALYANVKVNEEIPREYWEVVSKILVRVYSITKKFN; the protein is encoded by the coding sequence ATGATAAAAGATGAACTTTTGATTAAAAGTTGGTATATTCCCCTTGATTTTTTTTCTGCAGATGATGAGGGAAGAACCGAATTACCCACTGATCAGAAAAAGCAAAAAGCAAGAGAAGAAGGACGGGTATTAAAGTCTACTGAAATTAACACTGCTATTAGTCTTTTGTTGTTATTTGCATTGTTTTTTTTCATGCTTTCGTATTTTGCTTTAGATTTAGCAGCTGTTTTTAAAGAACAAGCTAGCAAACTTCCTGAAGTTATGAAGATGAGTGTTTATGCTATGGGTTTTGCATATATTAGATCTATTATGGGGTATGTCGTTTTATTTTTTTTTGCATCCTTAGCTGTTAATTTTTTTGTTAATATTATTCAAGTGGGCTTTTTTATTACTTTTAAATCTTTGGAGCCAAGGTGGGATAAAGTTAGTTTTAATTTTTCCAGGTGGGCAAAAAATTCTTTTTTTTCAGCAGGGGCTTTTTTCAATTTGTTTAAAAGTTTGTTAAAAGTTGTTATAATATGCTTGATATATTATTTTATTATAGAAAACAATATAGGCAAAATTTCTAAGCTTTCAGAGTACACACTTCAGTCTGGGATTTCTATTGTGTTGGTGCTTGCCTATAAGATATGTTTTTTCTCAGTAATGTTTTTGGCAATTGTTGGGGTGTTTGATTATTTGTTTCAAAGATCTCAGTACATTGAGAGTTTGAAAATGACAAAAGAAGAGGTGAAGCAAGAGAGAAAGGAAATGGAGGGTGATCCTTTGCTTCGATCTAGAATAAAAGAGAGAATGAGGGTTGTTTTAAGTACAAATTTAAGAGTAGCTGTTCCTCAAGCAGATGTAGTAATTACAAATCCAGAGCATTTTGCAGTTGCTATTAAGTGGGATAGCGAAACAATGATAGCTCCAAGGGTGCTTGCAAAAGGTCAGGATGAAATGGCTCTCACAATTAAAAAAATAGCAAGAGAAAATAATATTCCTTTAATGGAAAATAAGCTGCTTGCAAGAGCACTTTATGCTAATGTTAAGGTTAACGAAGAAATTCCAAGAGAATATTGGGAGGTTGTTTCAAAAATTCTTGTGAGAGTATATTCTATTACTAAAAAGTTTAATTAG
- the flhA gene encoding flagellar biosynthesis protein FlhA yields MLDATKNSILGYLGLNNKSDLIISVGLIFIVAGFILPLPAVILDVLITINLVISLLIILIVLYSKRSLDFSVFPTLLLVMTIFGLVLNISSTRLILTKGINFDGQMIRTFGTFVVGSSGIQGLVIGFIIFIIIIAVQFIVITKGATRVAEVAARFALDALPGKQMAIDSAYSSGNLTEEEATRQKNDLQSEVNFYGAMDGASKFVSGNVKVGFLITLINILGGLLVGITLQGLNFNEALNNYVALTVGDGLVSQLPALLISTATGLIVTRSISKNSFGGEIFEQFTNHLGIYWIVSGFLFFLAFLPGFPTLILIFLSLLIAFLAYSLSGIKRKEEIAEKMKLEEEQASIYSDKDVAPVVPLDPLALEIGYNLVPIVDDTKTSELLDRIVKIRREIAFEFGIVVPKIRIVDNMRLQPNAYSFKLRGVEVGQGEIKLGKFLVVNIGIDSGIDGDLVKDPSFGLPSLWVDDDGRETAEKLGYTVVDPPSIIATHMTELIKRHSYEILTRQDVQNTLDVFKKDYGAIVEEVLKNFSVGEIQRVLQGLLKEQVSIRNLVTIFETIADFTSITKDIFFLIEKCRQSVGRQITSGYLDLNSELNVITLSPDFEQIIIDSRVESNHDLISSIDPNLKAKFIYELFKIVNEVQSEGFYPVVLSSESSRPIIKVITSREIPDLVVMSVLEVPQNIKVNVLKTVEVEE; encoded by the coding sequence TTGTTGGATGCTACAAAAAATTCTATATTAGGATATTTAGGACTTAATAATAAGTCTGATTTAATAATTTCGGTTGGTTTAATATTTATTGTTGCTGGGTTTATATTACCCCTTCCTGCGGTTATTTTAGATGTTTTGATTACAATTAATTTAGTAATAAGTCTTTTAATTATTTTAATTGTTCTTTATTCTAAGAGGTCTCTAGATTTCTCTGTTTTTCCCACTTTATTACTTGTGATGACTATTTTTGGACTTGTTCTTAATATTTCTTCTACTAGATTAATTTTAACTAAAGGTATAAATTTTGATGGGCAAATGATAAGAACATTTGGTACATTTGTTGTAGGTAGTTCTGGAATTCAAGGACTTGTTATTGGATTTATAATATTTATAATAATCATTGCTGTTCAATTTATTGTAATTACTAAAGGAGCAACAAGGGTAGCTGAAGTTGCAGCTCGGTTTGCTCTTGATGCGCTTCCTGGTAAACAAATGGCCATTGATTCTGCATACAGTTCTGGAAATTTAACAGAAGAAGAGGCTACAAGGCAAAAAAATGATTTACAATCCGAAGTCAATTTTTATGGCGCAATGGATGGAGCTTCTAAATTTGTATCGGGAAATGTTAAGGTTGGATTTTTAATAACCCTTATAAATATTCTTGGCGGTTTGTTGGTAGGAATAACTTTGCAAGGTCTTAATTTTAACGAAGCTCTTAATAATTATGTGGCATTGACGGTTGGTGATGGGCTTGTGTCTCAATTGCCGGCCCTTTTAATTTCAACGGCTACAGGTTTGATTGTTACTAGGTCGATTTCAAAAAATAGTTTTGGCGGTGAGATTTTTGAGCAATTCACAAATCATTTGGGAATTTATTGGATTGTTTCTGGGTTTTTGTTTTTTTTAGCTTTTCTTCCTGGATTTCCAACCCTAATTCTTATTTTTTTAAGCTTGCTAATTGCATTTTTAGCTTATTCTCTTTCAGGAATAAAGCGTAAAGAAGAAATTGCTGAAAAAATGAAGCTGGAAGAAGAGCAAGCTTCAATTTATTCAGATAAAGATGTTGCGCCTGTTGTTCCTCTTGATCCACTAGCTCTTGAGATTGGATATAATCTTGTTCCAATAGTTGATGATACAAAAACGTCTGAACTGCTTGATCGTATTGTTAAGATAAGGCGCGAGATTGCATTTGAGTTTGGAATAGTTGTGCCTAAGATTAGAATAGTTGACAATATGCGGCTTCAGCCCAATGCTTATTCTTTTAAACTAAGAGGAGTTGAAGTTGGGCAAGGCGAGATTAAACTTGGTAAATTTTTAGTGGTAAATATTGGAATTGATTCTGGAATAGATGGAGATCTTGTTAAAGACCCTTCATTTGGACTTCCCTCTCTTTGGGTAGATGATGATGGGCGAGAAACTGCTGAAAAATTAGGATATACTGTTGTAGATCCCCCCTCAATTATTGCTACTCATATGACAGAACTTATTAAAAGACATTCTTACGAAATTTTGACTCGTCAAGATGTTCAAAATACTCTTGATGTTTTCAAGAAAGATTATGGGGCTATTGTTGAAGAGGTTCTTAAGAATTTTTCAGTTGGTGAGATTCAAAGGGTTTTACAAGGGCTTTTAAAAGAGCAAGTTTCAATTCGCAATTTGGTTACAATTTTTGAAACAATTGCAGATTTTACAAGTATTACTAAGGATATATTTTTCTTGATTGAAAAATGTAGACAATCAGTTGGAAGGCAAATAACTAGTGGGTATTTAGACTTAAATTCTGAGCTTAATGTAATAACTTTAAGTCCTGATTTTGAGCAAATAATAATTGATTCTCGTGTAGAATCCAATCACGATCTTATAAGTTCAATTGATCCTAATTTGAAAGCTAAATTTATTTATGAACTTTTCAAAATTGTAAACGAGGTTCAATCGGAGGGGTTTTATCCAGTTGTTCTCTCAAGCGAATCGTCAAGACCTATAATAAAAGTGATAACAAGCAGAGAGATTCCAGATCTTGTTGTTATGTCTGTTTTAGAGGTTCCCCAAAATATTAAAGTTAATGTTCTTAAAACAGTAGAGGTTGAAGAATAG
- the flhF gene encoding flagellar biosynthesis protein FlhF, with amino-acid sequence MVQYFTEKGPTYNEVIEIIKKKYGKNARVMTYKTIPHGGILGLFSKDWVEVSGYVRYDIGNQQINVEDEKRKILQSIKREENSSIEDVLKEVKSLKTELAHKKENINHPTITKIEDILRENDFSENYIKDINEFIKREFSLSDLDDYERVREDVVLYIAKTIKCSGSIIDDLKKRVFILVGPTGVGKTTTIAKLAAIYGINGESKSLNIKIITIDNYRIGAKKQIQTYGDIMGIPVRAIESFKDLKDEITDSKDFDLILVDTIGKSPKDFMKLAEMKELLNACGRDAEFHLAVSSTTKTSDVKEIFHQFSPFNYKTVIFTKVDETTCVGNLISLIYEMKKVVSYVTDGQIVPHNISVAEPLTFIRRINGYRISDDAEFIKKIKSKSYY; translated from the coding sequence ATGGTTCAGTATTTTACAGAAAAAGGTCCAACTTATAATGAAGTTATAGAAATAATTAAGAAAAAATATGGCAAGAATGCTAGGGTTATGACCTATAAAACCATTCCTCATGGGGGAATTTTAGGCTTGTTTAGCAAAGATTGGGTTGAAGTTTCAGGTTATGTTAGGTATGACATTGGGAATCAACAGATTAATGTTGAAGATGAAAAGCGAAAGATTCTTCAAAGCATTAAAAGAGAAGAAAATTCTTCAATCGAAGATGTGCTCAAAGAAGTTAAGTCTCTTAAAACAGAACTTGCTCACAAAAAAGAAAATATTAATCATCCAACAATTACAAAAATTGAAGATATTTTAAGAGAAAATGATTTTTCTGAAAACTATATTAAAGACATTAATGAGTTTATTAAGAGAGAATTCAGTTTGTCAGATCTTGATGATTATGAGAGAGTTAGAGAGGATGTTGTCTTGTATATTGCAAAGACAATTAAATGCTCAGGATCTATTATTGATGATCTTAAGAAAAGAGTTTTTATTTTAGTTGGTCCAACAGGTGTTGGAAAGACTACCACAATTGCAAAACTTGCAGCAATTTATGGTATTAATGGAGAATCGAAGAGTTTGAATATTAAGATTATTACTATTGATAATTACCGTATTGGAGCTAAAAAACAAATTCAAACTTATGGTGATATTATGGGGATTCCGGTTAGAGCAATTGAGTCTTTTAAAGATTTAAAAGATGAAATTACTGATTCAAAGGATTTCGATCTTATACTTGTTGATACAATTGGCAAAAGTCCTAAAGATTTTATGAAGCTTGCTGAGATGAAGGAGCTTCTTAATGCTTGTGGAAGAGATGCCGAATTTCATTTAGCTGTGAGTTCTACTACAAAAACATCAGATGTTAAAGAAATATTTCACCAATTCTCTCCTTTTAATTATAAAACTGTAATTTTTACCAAAGTGGATGAAACCACTTGCGTTGGAAATTTAATAAGTTTGATTTATGAAATGAAGAAAGTAGTTTCTTATGTTACGGATGGGCAAATTGTTCCTCATAATATTAGTGTTGCAGAACCACTTACTTTTATTAGAAGAATAAATGGCTACAGAATAAGCGATGATGCAGAGTTTATTAAGAAGATAAAAAGTAAATCTTATTATTAA
- a CDS encoding MinD/ParA family protein: protein MEDQAQSLRDMMRLNGKFNFSIDEKVQNSKTRFIAVSSGKGGVGKSNIAIGLALKYSELGKKVLILDADIGMANVNILLGVIPKYSIYHMIAQSRDIREVITKTEYNIDLLAGASGTMELLDLSDVDVNKFIKELLKIYEYDIVVIDTSAGISRQVISFLLSSDDVVIVTTPEPTSITDAYGIIKVLSYKMENLKNLRLIVNRVANVSEAKGVAKKVIDISGQFLNLNIDYLGYIYEDQNIRNSVFKQKPFVLVNPNSKASYCLDSIVATLEEVSLDSRKRRGVIGFILRFFGVE from the coding sequence ATGGAAGATCAAGCTCAAAGTTTAAGAGATATGATGAGATTAAATGGTAAATTTAATTTTTCAATTGATGAGAAAGTTCAAAATAGTAAAACAAGATTTATTGCTGTTAGTAGTGGCAAAGGCGGTGTTGGTAAAAGCAATATTGCGATTGGGCTTGCTCTTAAATATTCTGAGCTTGGTAAAAAGGTATTAATACTTGATGCTGACATTGGAATGGCCAATGTTAATATTTTGCTTGGAGTTATTCCTAAGTATAGTATATATCATATGATTGCTCAAAGTCGTGATATTAGGGAGGTAATAACAAAGACAGAATACAATATTGATCTTTTAGCCGGTGCTTCTGGTACAATGGAGCTTTTAGATCTATCTGATGTTGATGTTAATAAATTTATAAAAGAATTATTAAAAATATATGAATATGATATAGTTGTAATAGATACTAGTGCCGGGATTTCAAGGCAAGTTATTTCGTTTTTGCTTTCCAGTGACGATGTTGTTATTGTTACTACTCCAGAGCCTACTTCGATTACCGATGCTTATGGAATAATAAAGGTTTTGTCTTATAAGATGGAGAATTTGAAAAATTTAAGACTTATTGTTAATAGAGTAGCTAATGTGAGTGAGGCTAAGGGGGTTGCCAAAAAGGTTATAGATATTTCAGGACAATTTTTAAATTTAAATATTGATTATTTGGGGTATATTTATGAGGATCAAAATATTAGAAATTCTGTTTTTAAGCAAAAGCCTTTTGTTTTGGTAAATCCAAATAGCAAAGCTAGTTATTGTCTTGATTCTATTGTTGCCACTCTTGAGGAGGTTTCTCTAGATAGCAGAAAAAGAAGAGGTGTTATAGGCTTCATATTAAGATTTTTTGGCGTAGAATAG
- a CDS encoding FapA family protein — translation MDDRAINFSELCDKMRAYLEKESCVDLMEIEADTLEEALNDASLELSVPYKELDYEILLKGSNGILGYGRKKWKIVAYRNSSSKPKVSLDSKNDSGEEKIISLDGEFFIRKSSKGVFLKVISSKGQGMSIKYQDVLSKLELHSNIEKFDKDIVKGIVENASGYYEKIADFGADPSENVTMMVQISENSMSVTIEFTAPGINGAEIFSQDIFNILRKYGVIDIAILKDKVAKFVDYPVYGEPIELAKGLEPVKGQDSYIDFIVDENNRLGEYEVSSIGFRNVVEGEELARIIPFGKGVDGYTVFGKVLKSESGQDINFVLGENTFRDGYKIRAKCNGYMSVSDGVISVYNIYLVKGDVGPATGDIVNNGMVIVQGSVLDGYNIMAKSGIEVMGLVGRCNLKTDGSIIFHSGVNGKGDSKIYARGNIRAKFLENVTLNCGGEVEVLRGIVNSSVSSKKRVLCIGKKSKIVGSNVYAKEEVRAYSIGSDRSCETCIDVGYDPEIKDLLTRFTNHLEKIEKRLEVLTKDIVALKKNIVLITDKAEKSLKIDSYNEFVNESKILRMEIKMIEAKRIDLQNELESTKIEGKVSVENIACSGVKLYIKNAFYELSKDYSNVTFVEDDNYIKVMTYIPFKSG, via the coding sequence ATGGATGATAGGGCTATAAATTTTTCTGAACTTTGTGATAAAATGCGAGCTTACTTAGAAAAAGAAAGTTGTGTTGATTTGATGGAAATAGAGGCAGATACTCTTGAAGAAGCTTTAAATGATGCTTCTTTAGAACTTTCAGTGCCTTATAAAGAATTAGACTATGAGATTTTGTTAAAAGGTAGCAATGGTATATTGGGATATGGAAGAAAAAAATGGAAAATAGTTGCCTACAGGAATTCTTCTAGCAAGCCAAAAGTGTCTCTTGATTCAAAAAATGATTCAGGAGAAGAAAAAATTATCTCATTGGATGGTGAATTTTTTATCAGAAAATCTTCTAAAGGTGTATTCCTAAAAGTTATCTCATCAAAGGGGCAAGGAATGTCTATTAAGTATCAAGATGTTCTTTCCAAATTAGAATTACATAGCAATATTGAAAAGTTCGACAAAGATATTGTGAAAGGCATAGTTGAGAATGCTAGTGGATATTATGAAAAAATTGCTGATTTTGGGGCTGACCCTTCTGAAAATGTTACAATGATGGTTCAAATATCAGAAAATTCGATGTCAGTTACCATTGAATTCACTGCGCCTGGAATTAATGGAGCTGAAATTTTTTCACAAGATATTTTTAATATTCTTAGAAAATATGGGGTAATAGATATTGCAATACTTAAGGACAAAGTAGCAAAATTTGTGGATTATCCTGTTTATGGTGAGCCTATTGAACTTGCAAAGGGACTAGAGCCAGTAAAGGGTCAGGATTCTTACATTGATTTTATTGTTGATGAAAATAATAGGCTTGGTGAGTATGAGGTTTCAAGCATAGGATTTAGAAATGTTGTTGAAGGTGAAGAGTTGGCTAGAATTATTCCTTTTGGTAAAGGGGTAGATGGTTATACCGTTTTTGGCAAAGTGTTAAAATCAGAGAGTGGGCAGGATATTAATTTTGTTTTGGGGGAAAATACTTTTAGAGATGGTTATAAAATTCGTGCAAAATGTAATGGGTATATGTCTGTTTCAGATGGTGTAATATCTGTCTATAATATTTATTTAGTCAAAGGTGATGTTGGACCTGCTACTGGAGATATAGTAAATAACGGAATGGTTATTGTTCAAGGCAGTGTTTTAGATGGATACAATATTATGGCCAAAAGTGGAATAGAAGTGATGGGATTGGTGGGTCGGTGTAATTTAAAAACGGATGGGTCTATTATTTTTCATAGTGGTGTGAATGGTAAGGGTGATTCTAAGATTTATGCACGGGGTAATATTAGAGCTAAGTTTTTAGAAAATGTTACTTTAAATTGTGGTGGGGAAGTTGAAGTTTTAAGAGGCATTGTGAATTCTTCAGTTTCTTCTAAAAAGAGAGTTCTTTGCATCGGCAAAAAATCAAAAATAGTTGGTTCTAATGTTTATGCTAAAGAAGAGGTTAGAGCTTATTCTATAGGCTCTGATAGAAGTTGTGAAACTTGCATTGATGTTGGCTATGATCCTGAAATTAAAGATTTGCTAACTAGGTTTACCAATCATCTTGAAAAGATTGAAAAGCGATTAGAAGTTTTAACTAAAGATATTGTTGCTTTAAAAAAGAATATTGTACTCATTACAGATAAGGCAGAAAAATCCTTAAAGATTGACAGTTATAATGAATTTGTGAATGAGAGTAAAATTCTTAGAATGGAAATAAAAATGATAGAGGCTAAGCGAATTGATTTGCAAAATGAACTTGAAAGTACTAAGATAGAGGGGAAAGTTTCTGTTGAAAATATAGCTTGCTCAGGTGTTAAGCTTTATATCAAAAATGCTTTTTATGAGCTTTCAAAAGATTACAGCAATGTTACTTTTGTAGAGGATGATAATTATATTAAAGTTATGACCTATATTCCTTTTAAATCTGGGTGA
- a CDS encoding Hsp70 family protein produces MKKWIGIDLGTTNTVASYFDVSSKIILNERGERMTPSIVSFSDKDILVGSAAKNQILVNPQKTFYDFKTNIGSNTFYKVDGEFYRAEYISAHLLSSVKRNAEKFLDEEIENAVITVPAYFSEIQRRGVVEAANFAGLNCKAILNEPTAAAIAYAFERQVDGIFLIYDLGGGTFDVTLMEKQGDTYTVLSVKGQSRLGGNDFNKIIEKHVLDSFKNEYPDFNLEDIFLLEQLRERIEEGKKNLSVMEEVDITLLFLDGKHLNYRLKRNEFNLMISEYVDKTIHLSMECIADSGVDINSVSKIILSGGSTRIPLIEKVLKEAFPSVSILDALNQDEVVAIGAGIHAFSLSRNDSVIKFKDVTPYSLGIEIRDNEFFTLIERNTALPISRSKLFTTTNDYQDEIEIHILQGEYKKASLNYSIGRFSFGNIQKALKGIPKIEVLFTLNESGILSVNAKDLETNSSNFIEIKITSSSDNVAKESLSNTFTSIID; encoded by the coding sequence ATGAAAAAATGGATAGGTATTGATCTTGGAACTACAAATACCGTAGCATCGTATTTTGATGTTAGTTCTAAGATAATATTAAATGAAAGGGGTGAGCGAATGACCCCTTCTATTGTTTCTTTCTCAGATAAGGATATTCTTGTTGGAAGTGCCGCCAAAAATCAAATATTAGTTAATCCCCAAAAAACATTTTATGATTTTAAGACCAATATAGGCTCTAATACCTTTTATAAGGTAGATGGTGAATTTTATAGGGCAGAATATATTTCAGCACATTTGCTCTCTAGTGTCAAAAGGAATGCTGAAAAATTTTTAGATGAAGAGATTGAAAATGCTGTAATAACAGTTCCTGCATATTTTTCTGAAATTCAAAGGAGAGGTGTTGTTGAAGCTGCAAATTTTGCTGGTTTGAATTGTAAGGCTATACTTAATGAACCAACCGCAGCTGCTATTGCTTATGCTTTTGAAAGACAAGTTGATGGAATTTTTCTTATTTATGATCTTGGGGGTGGAACTTTTGATGTAACTCTTATGGAAAAGCAAGGCGACACTTATACTGTTCTTTCGGTTAAAGGACAAAGCCGACTTGGAGGTAATGATTTTAATAAAATTATCGAAAAACATGTTTTAGATAGTTTTAAAAATGAATATCCCGATTTTAATTTAGAAGATATTTTTCTTCTTGAGCAGTTAAGAGAACGGATTGAAGAGGGTAAAAAAAATTTATCTGTCATGGAAGAGGTTGACATCACTTTACTTTTTCTTGATGGTAAGCATTTAAATTATAGACTTAAAAGGAATGAATTTAATTTAATGATAAGTGAATATGTTGACAAAACTATTCACTTATCTATGGAATGTATTGCTGATTCTGGAGTTGATATTAATAGTGTTTCTAAAATTATACTTTCTGGTGGTTCAACAAGAATTCCTTTGATTGAAAAAGTTTTAAAGGAAGCCTTTCCTTCTGTTTCAATTTTAGATGCTTTAAACCAAGATGAAGTTGTAGCTATTGGCGCAGGTATTCATGCTTTTAGTCTTTCTAGAAATGACTCTGTTATTAAGTTTAAAGATGTGACTCCTTATTCTCTTGGCATTGAGATAAGAGATAATGAATTTTTTACTTTAATAGAGAGAAATACTGCTTTGCCAATTTCTAGAAGCAAACTATTTACGACTACCAATGATTATCAAGATGAAATTGAGATTCATATACTCCAAGGTGAATATAAAAAAGCTTCTTTAAATTATTCTATAGGTAGGTTTTCCTTTGGTAATATTCAAAAAGCTTTAAAAGGAATTCCTAAAATAGAGGTGCTTTTTACTTTAAATGAAAGTGGAATTTTAAGTGTTAATGCTAAAGATTTGGAGACAAATTCTTCTAATTTTATTGAAATAAAAATTACAAGTTCATCTGACAATGTGGCAAAAGAAAGTCTTTCAAACACCTTTACAAGTATTATTGATTAA
- the lepB gene encoding signal peptidase I, whose translation MRIFKAHKYELASILAASLFLIILIKLFLSFYIVKGESMTPTIFEKNWIVNHKFAYGLRLKKQQKYLLLWKNPKKNEIVLIKDPITNKIAIKKIFAIPGETFKQIEKNKICIHGLNFKIDENILTKNTKEIPNNHYLVIGENKQISLDSRDYGFIKIDNILGKIIYYF comes from the coding sequence ATGAGAATATTTAAAGCCCACAAATATGAACTAGCATCAATTTTAGCCGCTTCCTTATTTTTAATAATCTTAATAAAGTTGTTCTTATCATTTTACATAGTAAAAGGCGAATCAATGACCCCAACAATATTTGAAAAAAATTGGATTGTAAACCACAAATTTGCATATGGACTTAGGCTTAAAAAACAACAAAAATATCTTTTATTATGGAAAAATCCCAAAAAAAATGAAATAGTACTTATTAAAGATCCTATAACAAACAAAATTGCCATTAAAAAAATCTTTGCAATTCCAGGAGAGACATTTAAGCAAATAGAAAAAAATAAAATATGCATACATGGCTTAAACTTCAAAATAGATGAAAATATTTTAACAAAAAATACTAAAGAAATTCCTAATAATCACTATTTAGTCATAGGAGAAAATAAACAAATCTCATTAGACTCAAGAGATTACGGATTCATAAAAATTGATAATATATTGGGAAAAATAATTTATTACTTTTAA
- a CDS encoding M23 family metallopeptidase, whose translation MIIPKKKQRVEKRKKNFLFNNKKNVNFELKDFANIRNASKRRKKVFKFRNFFKKIDFFFKKVSLFFYNFKIQNINHYEYKYYYKSLREKFFNIFSVKFDYKFVFKLNAIIFIFILIFHINIFSYYGSYIFLNKLTLPKDYFIDTFLYYSDQDVAQISSYLLESNVSTNVPEFKKNFVLKVFDHKIKPGETLSHVAARYQITSETLISFNEIKDVRNIKPNSVIKVPNMKGIVYVVKKNDSISSIASAYNIPKVDILDSNNLDNEVLFLGQKLFIPGGRLPKDFLKEVLGETFIYPVQGVITSGYGYRPDPFTRVISFHNGIDIANLANTPIKAAREGIVVTVGFNAGGYGKYIVISHSNGFQTLYAHLNSFAVKVGKKVSRGAIIGYMGSTGYSTGNHLHFTIFKNGKTENPMKYLR comes from the coding sequence ATGATTATACCAAAAAAAAAACAAAGGGTAGAAAAACGTAAAAAAAATTTTTTATTCAATAACAAAAAGAATGTTAATTTTGAATTAAAAGATTTTGCTAATATTAGGAATGCTAGCAAAAGAAGAAAAAAAGTTTTTAAGTTTAGAAACTTTTTTAAAAAAATTGATTTTTTTTTTAAAAAAGTTTCTTTATTTTTCTATAATTTTAAAATACAAAATATTAATCATTATGAATATAAATATTATTATAAGAGCTTGAGAGAGAAATTTTTCAACATTTTTAGCGTAAAATTCGATTATAAGTTTGTTTTTAAGCTTAATGCAATAATCTTTATTTTTATATTGATATTTCATATCAATATTTTTTCTTACTACGGTTCTTATATTTTTTTAAATAAGCTCACTTTGCCCAAAGATTATTTTATTGATACATTTTTATATTATAGCGACCAAGATGTAGCGCAAATTAGTAGTTATTTGCTTGAATCTAATGTTTCTACGAATGTTCCTGAATTTAAAAAAAATTTTGTATTAAAGGTATTTGATCATAAAATTAAGCCTGGAGAAACGCTTTCTCATGTTGCAGCTAGATATCAGATAACTAGTGAAACTTTAATTTCCTTTAATGAAATTAAAGATGTAAGAAATATTAAGCCAAATTCAGTTATTAAAGTTCCCAATATGAAAGGAATTGTTTATGTTGTTAAAAAAAATGACTCTATTTCATCTATAGCTAGTGCCTATAATATTCCCAAGGTGGATATTTTAGATTCTAATAATCTTGATAATGAAGTTTTATTTTTAGGGCAAAAATTGTTTATTCCGGGAGGAAGATTGCCTAAAGATTTTTTAAAAGAGGTATTAGGAGAGACTTTTATTTATCCTGTACAAGGCGTTATTACTTCAGGATATGGTTATCGACCAGATCCGTTTACAAGAGTTATTAGCTTTCATAATGGAATAGATATTGCAAATTTAGCCAATACCCCTATTAAAGCTGCAAGAGAGGGCATTGTTGTAACTGTGGGATTTAATGCGGGAGGGTATGGGAAATATATTGTTATTTCTCATAGTAATGGATTTCAAACTTTATATGCCCATTTAAATTCTTTTGCTGTTAAAGTTGGAAAAAAAGTTTCAAGGGGAGCGATAATAGGCTATATGGGAAGTACTGGGTATAGTACAGGCAATCATTTACATTTTACTATTTTTAAGAATGGCAAAACCGAAAATCCTATGAAATATTTAAGATAG